AACCTTTTTTCCCCATTCTCCGGTAATCAGTTCCTTCCAGAGTGGCCTAAAACCTGTTACTCTTAATATCCGTTCCATTACTTCTTTGTGTTCTACAGGAACAGTGATGCTGCAGACCAACTTCCCTTCTCCCGATGGAATAGTAGACAGAAGAAAAGCATCATCGGTCAGGTTCTGAAGGTTCCAGCGAATCTGAGAAACTCCGTGTGTGGATAAGGTTCCAACTGTAGTATAAGTGAATTCCTTCTCCCCAAGCATGTCAACGTCAATGCCCAATTGCTCAAGAGCAGAAATCTCCTCTTGTTCAATTCGTTCCTGCGACAATTCAAGTTCAGCTTTTTCCAGTTTCTCATCAATTTGCTTGATTTTGGGCTCAATGGTGTGAACTACTTCCCGCACAAATTCAAGTAGCTCATCAATATCACTCTCATCAATGGAAATGGGTTCGCCCACCATACTACGTGGGTCAAGATCGAGATACTCGACTATTGCTTCGATTCTATCTATGGCTTCGTAGACCGTTTTCTCTTCCCTAGATTTTTCAAGTTCAGTATCTCTGCGCGCAATGTCGATGAATTCAAACATCCCAAAATCCTCAAGGGCAAGGATTACTTCTCGGTCTAATTCCTTGCGGGATATCACATTTGCAATGAGCATTTCTGCGGGACTCATCGTTTAATCATCCTAATACCAGCACAAGAATCCTGTCCAAATGGAAGAAGCCAAACAGGACTCTTTAGAAGTGCCTCTGATTGAGAGACCTCTATGTGCATAGATAAACATTATGACATAGGTGAATCTTTATGTGTATCACAAGTCCAAGAAATGTATCCTGAATGCCTTGGAGGTCATAGCGATGTCTGAAGCTCAAGAAGAAATAAGAGAGTTACAAAGAGTCGAAAGGACAGCCAGAAAGAGAATAGAAGAAGCCAGGGAAGAAGAGAAGAAAATTAAACAACAGATTGAACATGAAATCGAGAGAACTATTCAAGAAAGGAAAAAAGAAGCTGAGAAAGAAGCCGCCGATATATATTCAAAACTTGAAAAAGAGAAAAAGAGAATAAAAGAACAAACTAGCCAGCAAATTGAACACAAAATGGAACAAATTAGAGAAGCAGTAGTAGATCGAAGAGATATTGCTATTGAAACGATATCTAGAATGATTCTCGGGGAAGAGGATTAGAATGAGTCAACTGCACAATATGATTAACATGATTCAACAAAGAACGGACAAACGAGCCGATGAAATCATTCAGTCTGCAAAAAGTTATAGAAACGAAAGGCTTCAGATAGCAAGAGAGAAGGCTGAAAAACAGGCTCAAGAAATTCTCAATCAGGCTAAAACAGAATACAAAGAGGGTATTCAGAAAGCAAAATCAAGGCAATCTCTTCAATGCAGAATGGGCATTCTTGATGCCAAGCATGAACTGCTACAGCAAGTTATCAGTGAAGGTAAAGAACAGGTCTACAAGGTTATAGGCTCAAAAGAATACAAGAAAATCCTCACTAGGCTAGCAGCTGAAGCCGGCGAGGTACTGGACGAGAACGAGGTAGTAATCCAAGTTCCAGAAGGCCATGAAAAGTACTTGGACGTAGCGAGAATAGAGAAAGAAGCATCTGGTAGAAGAGGAAAGAAGATATCCATTACAATTTCTGATGAACCCGTAGAAGCTAAAGGGGGGGTAGTTGTGAGAAACCTGGATAATACCAAATGGGTTGACAATACGTTCGGGGGTCGGATTGATAGACTGCTGGACGATATAAGACAAAGGGTGTCAAGTATACTCTTTGGAGATGACATTCAGAACTGAATGAAGCCAATTTGCATTTCTTGCTTACATTGGTATATATTTCACCCGATAAGATTAGCGATATATCCAGTCAATAGGAATGAAATAACAAAACCGTAGATTGCGATGGCCTCAATAAAGACAACGTAAAGAACAGTTTTACCAAAAAGTTCGGGACGTTCAGTAATTGCACCTAAAGCCGCTGAAGAGGTTGTGGTCATTCCCATGGCTGCAGCTAGTGCAGGCAAACTAAGAGAGAGGGTAGCCGCAAACGCCAAGCCTATGATAAGCCATGTATTTTGGCTTACATCTTCCTGTAGAGGTCCAAGAATATTCATCCTATTTGTGGCAAGACCAATCAGCCTAGATGGATGATTTCCAATGATAGTGATAAACTGAATTATCATAGCTAGAACTATCACACCTAGACTAACGAGGAACAAACGTGTTATCAATTTATTCGATTTCATAGAGTAATTCTCTCCGTTCACCAGACTACAATTATATCTCTCATAATTTCAGCTGACATGCCTTTTTCTATACCCACTGCAAGAGAACGTATGTTTCCGATTTCGTACTGTTTCAGAGTCAAGAAGCCGACAATCATACCGAGTTGAAAAGGAAAGGCTTTCAACTGTTTTTTTGCTTGTTCAGCAACATACTCTTTGATTCCAAGTTCCACATGGTAAGGATTGCGACGATCTTCTTCAACTTCCAAGAATCTTTCAGCAAATCGCGAGTACTTCGTTTCATCCAAGACTGAAATAACATCATTCCATGATGATGTCTTTTCAATGTTTCGGGCCAGTGCACGAGATTCTTCGGTAAATTGAATCATTGACAATTCGACTATTTCCGACCTCAATCCAAGAGACAAAGCTCTTAGGCGGGTTACTACATTCTGCAAGTCAACTCTGGGTTCTAGTATACTCGTTACCCGCTCACGATCATCTTTGGAGAAGTTTCCAAGTGCATCTTGCACTTCCTTCAGATACCATTCCTCGACAACCACTTCAAATGGGGCTGTAGACCGATATTCCTCAAAAGCCGGTTCTCGAGCAATCAAAGCCTCTTTGAGATCCTCATAGGGAATTTTTTCAATCATGTCCCTAATGGTACCATGCTTGTCCAGTTCAATGAGAAGATCTTCATATGTGTCAGAAAGGGGTACAAAGAACTCCTTAACTGACCTTTCTTCCAATCCTGCATGAATCTCTCGGATGATGGATTTGAGATTTTCAATAAAGGGTCTCTTAACACATGTCAGTATGAAACTCTTAACTGGGTCAGTTACTGACTCTGACAGTATGTCAATACATTCGGCGAATTCCTTTGAAAGGATATTAGCCAGTTCTTTGGAATCGGGAACATCTGTGGTAGACTCCCGGTCAATAGCACCTCTGTAGTGTGTGGTTCTGAGTACATCGATGAAACGCTCATAGCTTTTTGACTGCACCAATCGGTCATAGTCACTGGAATCTAGGAATCGGGATTTCATTGCTCTGACTCTTACGTTAACAAGAGCATATCGTTTTGTAGCCATGAAAGACATCGATGAGCAGCCATCCACTCCTCTAGTTCACTAAAGGCACAAGTGCGTCTTGAACCGCTGGAGATATAAGTTATTCGAAGCATCAGCGAGTAACGCTCAAATAACCCTTTAGACATATTTAGAAGAGATGATGTCCATGCCCGATAACAAAAGCAAGCCACAGGAAGCAAAGAATCAGGTCGATATCCAATCTGTCTTCAGAACATCAGCTACAGTCACCTTCATCGTCCAAATTGTGTCAATTATCATAATGATAGGGTCACTTGCTGCCTACTTGATTGGTTATCAGGTTTTTGACCTATATTTTGACATTCAAGTCCTCCTTCTTCTGATGGGGAGTATGGTTACCCTCACAGTATTTCTCGGTGCAATAGGCCTGTTCATACGGTGTTCTCGCCGAGTCAGTGACGCTGTCGTGGGACACAGTATAACCAAAGTTAGCCTTAACACTCCTAAGGTGAAGCCGGTCTTAGTTCTCTATGGACTGTTGATAGCTCTCATGGGAATTACCGGAGGCTATGCCTGGTATATTTTGGATCAGCGTATACTAGAAAACTGGGCGAGTTCTCTGAACTCCATTTCGTTGAGAATATTCGGTCTAGCACTCGGAGCATTTTTCGTCGCATTGCTCATTCAGATAATAGTGGCACTTGTAGGACGAAGCGCAACCAAGGTGATAGTTCGGGTCCTCAACGCGAACGATAGCGAATTCATAGACTAGAGTTCCTTTTCATCCTCAGAATCAAAATCGTAGTCTTTGGAGATTTCTTCATCCGTGGGTCTATAGGCTCTCCGTTCCTTGTCTTGTTTCTCCATTTTATCGTAATATTGAATCGTCATATATACGCTGTAAGAACCGAAAAAAAATCCCACAAGAGCACCAATGAGAACACCCCAAAGAGCGCCAGATTGTCCAAACCAAAACCGGCCAAGAATCTGACCAACAAAAACCATCACAACGACACTACAAGGTAGCTCTGAGCTTATCGCAATCCATTTACCAACACCAGCGAGTCCGCCATTGGTACTTTCAGAACTTCTGCTCATATGGTATCCATAGACAGACTACCAATATTTGTTGTGTTTTCAAGTCATTCTCTTTTGCACATACATCAACCTTTTCTAGTCAAATGAGGTCACTATTCAAAGGCGGTTACTCATGCAAATATCAGTGGACTACGGAAAGCGCAAACTTCGTCTTAACATCCCAGAACGAAATTTCGCTGGCCTCATTGAACCCACTGAAACCGAAGTTATCAAGGATATAACTGGTGAGCTGAAAAAGGCATTAGACAACCCACATGGTCCGCCGCTTGAAGAACTCGCCGAAAACAACAGCGTTTGTATTTTGGTAGAGGACCACACTAGAGATGAACCGCACAGGGAATTGCTCAACGTGGTGGCTCCTTTGTTGAGCAATGCGAAGAGTGTCACCTTCATAGTGGCGACAGGATCTCACGAAGTGGAACATCCTGAAAACCTGAAAATCGTGAATCTTGTAAACACAGCGGCAAAAAAAGCTGGGATTCCAAATTACTCGGTTAGCATCCACGACTGCCAAGAGGATCCGATGATAGCAGTAGGAGAAACAAGTAGAAGAACCCCCGTAGTCATCAACGCTAAGGCTGCCAACCGCGACTTGTACGTGGCACTAGCTGATATGAAAGCACATTATTTCGCAGGTTATTCGAATGCACTAAAAGACTTCCTTCCAGGTATCTGTGCCTTTGAAAGCGTTGAGGCAAATCATGCAATGGCACTACATCCAAAATCCACGTTCGGACGACATCCGTATCATCCAAACCCGGAACGCCGTGATAACCCACTTGCAGATGACATGAGAGAGGCATACGAAATGATTACCGATGGTGCCGAAGCATTCACCCTCTCAATCATATCGAGCAGCGATGGACTAGTCTGGGCAGAAGCAGGTGAACTAGAGCCGGTAATAAGGAATGGAATAGAGGTTCTAGACGAAACCACAAGCTTCACAGTGAAGCCAACTGAGAGAATCATAGTGTCACCTGGTGGATACCCACAAGACAAGAGTCTCTATCATGCACAGCGTGGACTTGAACTGACGAAAAATGCCGTGAAAGATGGTGGAGCAGTGCTCTTCTTGGCAGAATGCCGAGATGGTGTGGCCCCAGAGAAAGCTATGGACAATTTCTATAACAAATTGACTGCACCTTTGGATAAGGTTGTCAAATCGATAAGCAGCAATTATCAATTGTATGAGCATAAGGCGTATAAATTCGCGAAACTCCTTCAGCAAGTAAAAGTACACATGTTCACCGAGTTGGACGAGCAACAGGTACAATCAGCTCATCTGGAGAAGGTAAACGAACCACAGGACATCATTGATGAGTGGCTCGAGGAAGACCCTGACTGCAAAATCATGGCACTGAACAAAGGCAACAAGTTGGCGGTCTATAAGGATTAGTGGATATCATACTTGATGTCGGAAACCGCGTTGTAAAGACGCTTGAAATGACGGAATCCTTGCTCGTATACATCCTGATTTTCCTTTCTGGGCAAAAGGGGCTCCAAAGGTTGTACCATTTCTTCAGCTGCTTCTGCCACGGAATCAAAAATACCCACCCCTCTGCAAGCAAGTATCGCAGCTCCGAGAGAGGTGGCTTCCTCCATTGCCGTTCGAATGACCGGTATAC
The window above is part of the Candidatus Thorarchaeota archaeon genome. Proteins encoded here:
- a CDS encoding V-type ATPase subunit, which produces MATKRYALVNVRVRAMKSRFLDSSDYDRLVQSKSYERFIDVLRTTHYRGAIDRESTTDVPDSKELANILSKEFAECIDILSESVTDPVKSFILTCVKRPFIENLKSIIREIHAGLEERSVKEFFVPLSDTYEDLLIELDKHGTIRDMIEKIPYEDLKEALIAREPAFEEYRSTAPFEVVVEEWYLKEVQDALGNFSKDDRERVTSILEPRVDLQNVVTRLRALSLGLRSEIVELSMIQFTEESRALARNIEKTSSWNDVISVLDETKYSRFAERFLEVEEDRRNPYHVELGIKEYVAEQAKKQLKAFPFQLGMIVGFLTLKQYEIGNIRSLAVGIEKGMSAEIMRDIIVVW
- the larA gene encoding nickel-dependent lactate racemase, with protein sequence MQISVDYGKRKLRLNIPERNFAGLIEPTETEVIKDITGELKKALDNPHGPPLEELAENNSVCILVEDHTRDEPHRELLNVVAPLLSNAKSVTFIVATGSHEVEHPENLKIVNLVNTAAKKAGIPNYSVSIHDCQEDPMIAVGETSRRTPVVINAKAANRDLYVALADMKAHYFAGYSNALKDFLPGICAFESVEANHAMALHPKSTFGRHPYHPNPERRDNPLADDMREAYEMITDGAEAFTLSIISSSDGLVWAEAGELEPVIRNGIEVLDETTSFTVKPTERIIVSPGGYPQDKSLYHAQRGLELTKNAVKDGGAVLFLAECRDGVAPEKAMDNFYNKLTAPLDKVVKSISSNYQLYEHKAYKFAKLLQQVKVHMFTELDEQQVQSAHLEKVNEPQDIIDEWLEEDPDCKIMALNKGNKLAVYKD